The Pseudomonas baetica genome includes a region encoding these proteins:
- the phnN gene encoding phosphonate metabolism protein/1,5-bisphosphokinase (PRPP-forming) PhnN: MGGRLIYLMGPSGSGKDSLIEAAREPLRLLSCEVMRRVITRSAESMGEDAIGVTQEEFERRLREGGFSLVWHANGLSYGIPVEMDQWLKAGRHVLVNGSRANLRQAQTRYPSLLPVLLTVKDEVLRERLLKRGRETIEQIDARLARNALFKERRSSDRPVCLIDNSGDLPDAVSQLLDWVRVNAILGRT, translated from the coding sequence ATGGGTGGCAGGCTTATTTATCTGATGGGCCCCTCGGGTTCAGGCAAGGACAGCCTGATCGAAGCCGCGCGTGAGCCTTTGCGTTTGTTGAGCTGCGAAGTGATGCGTCGGGTGATTACGCGTTCGGCGGAATCGATGGGTGAAGATGCGATCGGCGTGACGCAGGAGGAGTTCGAGCGCCGTCTTCGCGAAGGTGGCTTCTCTCTGGTATGGCATGCCAATGGTTTGTCCTATGGGATTCCAGTAGAAATGGATCAGTGGTTGAAAGCGGGGCGACATGTATTGGTGAACGGCTCTCGCGCCAATCTGCGGCAAGCGCAAACACGCTACCCGTCACTGTTACCCGTTTTATTGACAGTCAAGGATGAGGTGTTGCGAGAGAGACTGCTCAAGCGTGGTCGAGAAACGATTGAGCAGATCGATGCGAGGCTTGCCCGCAACGCTCTGTTCAAGGAAAGGAGGTCAAGTGACAGACCTGTGTGTCTTATCGACAACTCCGGCGACTTGCCTGACGCCGTCAGTCAGCTGCTCGATTGGGTAAGGGTTAACGCAATACTGGGTCGAACTTGA
- a CDS encoding IS3 family transposase (programmed frameshift): protein MTKQRRSFSAEFKREAAGLVLDQGYSHIEASRSLGVVESALRRWVNQLQQERTGVTPQSKALTPEQQKIQELEARIARLEREKSIFKKGYRALDVGRARAHALIDQLSPQEPVDWLCAVFDVTRSCYYAHRLRRRTPDVERLRLRSRVNELFTQSRSAAGSRSIVSMMQEDGEQIGRFKVRGLMRELELVSKQPGSHAYKQATVERPDIPNILNREFDVPAPNQVWCGDITYIWAQGKWHYLAVVMDLYARRVVGWALSNKPDADLVIKALDMAYEQRGRPQGLLFHSDQGSQYGSRQFRQRLWRYRMRQSMSRRGNCWDNAPMERVFRSLKTEWIPTVGYMTAQEAHRDISHYLMHRYNWIRPHQFNNGLAPAQAEKKLNVVSGIS, encoded by the exons ATGACCAAACAACGTCGTTCTTTTTCCGCTGAATTCAAACGCGAGGCCGCAGGCCTCGTGCTCGATCAAGGCTATAGCCATATCGAAGCCAGCCGCTCGCTTGGTGTGGTTGAGTCCGCGTTGCGCCGCTGGGTTAATCAGCTTCAGCAGGAGCGCACTGGCGTTACTCCGCAGAGTAAAGCGCTGACGCCAGAGCAACAGAAAATCCAGGAATTGGAAGCTCGAATCGCTCGACTTGAGCGGGAGAAATCCATTT TTAAAAAAGGCTACCGCGCTCTTGATGTCGGAAGAGCACGAGCGCACGCGCTGATTGATCAACTGAGCCCCCAAGAGCCGGTTGATTGGCTTTGCGCAGTCTTTGACGTCACTCGTTCGTGTTACTACGCCCATCGTCTCAGGCGCCGAACTCCAGACGTTGAGCGGCTTCGGTTGCGCAGCCGGGTTAACGAACTGTTTACGCAAAGTCGAAGCGCCGCCGGTAGCCGCAGCATCGTGTCGATGATGCAGGAAGACGGCGAGCAAATTGGGCGGTTCAAGGTGCGAGGCCTGATGCGGGAACTGGAGTTGGTCAGTAAACAACCTGGATCACATGCCTACAAACAAGCGACGGTTGAGCGGCCTGACATTCCGAACATATTGAATCGAGAGTTTGATGTGCCGGCGCCGAATCAGGTCTGGTGTGGCGACATCACCTACATCTGGGCTCAAGGGAAATGGCATTACCTGGCTGTCGTTATGGATCTTTACGCGCGCCGAGTGGTGGGCTGGGCGCTGTCGAACAAGCCGGATGCGGATCTGGTCATCAAGGCGTTGGACATGGCTTACGAACAGCGTGGCAGGCCTCAAGGGCTTCTGTTTCACTCGGATCAGGGCTCGCAATATGGCAGTCGCCAGTTTCGCCAACGGCTCTGGCGTTACCGCATGCGCCAAAGCATGAGCCGTCGTGGAAACTGCTGGGATAACGCGCCGATGGAGCGTGTGTTTCGCAGCTTGAAAACTGAATGGATACCGACCGTGGGCTACATGACAGCTCAAGAAGCGCACCGCGACATCAGTCATTACCTGATGCATCGGTACAACTGGATTAGACCGCACCAATTCAACAACGGACTGGCCCCAGCTCAGGCCGAGAAAAAACTTAACGTCGTGTCCGGGATTAGTTGA